Proteins encoded within one genomic window of Glycine soja cultivar W05 chromosome 1, ASM419377v2, whole genome shotgun sequence:
- the LOC114407951 gene encoding DEAD-box ATP-dependent RNA helicase 5-like — MGRKHDAVLASEPVAEEAPCSPELDSEKKKKKKKKNKNKDKHQTESSPKRKLDEHDPQNGTESKKKKKKHHESKGNAEETNGDSNNNNGNGANREETATDGSVVVTGNNAGEAKYAAVKSFADSGLPENVLECCKGFEKPSPIQSRAWPFLLDGRDLIGIAATGSGKTLAFGIPAVMHVLGKRKGKSSKGRNPLGLVLSPTRELAQQISDVMCDAGRSCGVQSICLYGGTSKGPQISSLKSGIDIVIGTPGRIQDLIEMGICCLKEVSFVVLDEADRMLDMGFEQIVRSILGQTCSDRQMVMFSATWPLPVHYLAQEFMDPNPVKVVVGSEDLAANHDVMQIVEVLDDRSRDKRLVALLEKYHKSQRNRVLVFVLYKLEAKRVENMLQEGGWKVVSIHGDKAQHDRTKALSLFKNASCPLMIATDVAARGLDIPDVEVVINYSFPLTTEDYVHRIGRTGRAGKKGVAHTFFMQQNKGLAGELVNVLREAGQIVPDALLKFGTHVKKKESKLYGAHFKEIPVDAPKSQKKTFDDSDED, encoded by the exons ATGGGTCGGAAACACGACGCCGTTTTGGCCAGCGAACCTGTCGCCGAAGAAGCCCCCTGCAGCCCTGAGCTCGATtccgagaagaagaagaagaagaaaaagaagaacaaaaacaaagacAAGCACCAAACCGAAAGCAGCCCCAAACGAAAGCTCGACGAACACGACCCCCAAAACGGCACCGAatcgaagaagaaaaagaagaagcaccACGAGTCCAAGGGGAACGCCGAGGAAACCAACGGcgatagcaacaacaacaacggcAATGGTGCTAATCGCGAGGAAACGGCGACGGATGGGTCTGTTGTGGTCACCGGTAACAATGCGGGAGAGGCGAAATACGCCGCGGTGAAGAGCTTCGCGGATTCGGGGCTGCCGGAGAACGTGCTGGAGTGCTGCAAGGGTTTCGAGAAGCCTTCTCCGATTCAGTCCCGGGCGTGGCCTTTCTTATTGGACGGTCGTGATTTGATTGGAATTGCTGCCACTGGCTCAG GGAAGACGTTGGCGTTCGGCATACCGGCGGTTATGCATGTTTTGGGGAAGCGGAAGGGGAAAAGTTCCAAGGGACGAAACCCTCTCGGCCTCGTGCTCTCACCCACTAGAGAGCTAGCTCAACAG atatCAGATGTCATGTGTGATGCTGGTAGGTCTTGTGGTGTGCAATCAATCTGTTTGTATGGTGGAACCTCCAAAGGGCCACAAATCTCCTCACTAAAATCTGGCATT GACATTGTCATTGGAACCCCTGGTCGTATCCAGGATCTGATTGAAATGGGTATCTGTTGCCTAAAAGAAGTATCTTTTGTG GTACTTGATGAAGCTGATCGGATGCTTGACATGGGTTTTGAACAAATAGTTCGCTCTATACTGGGTCAAACGTGTTCTG ATCGTCAAATGGTTATGTTCAGTGCTACATGGCCTTTGCCAGTTCATTACTTGGCACAGGAGTTTATGGATCCTAATCCTGTAAAA GTTGTTGTAGGCTCAGAAGACTTAGCTGCCAATCATGATGTCATGCAGATAGTTGAG GTCTTGGATGACCGTTCTCGTGATAAGCGCCTAGTTGCTTTACTGGAAAAGTACCACAAATCTCAGAG GAATcgagtattggtttttgttttgtacaaaTTGGAAGCCAAACGAGTTGAAAATATGCTTCAAGAAGG GGGTTGGAAGGTTGTATCAATACACGGGGACAAAGCCCAACATGATCGCACAAAGGCACTCTCATTGTTCAAGAATGCAAGCTGTCCTTTGATG ATTGCTACTGATGTGGCCGCACGAGGATTGGATATTCCAGATGTTGAAGTAGTGATAAACTATAGTTTTCCTCTGACTACAGAAGATTATGTTCATAGAATTGGGCGAACTGGACGAGCTGGTAAAAAAGGTGTTGCCCATACATTCTTTATGCAGCAGAATAAG GGACTTGCTGGGGAGCTGGTGAATGTTTTAAGAGAAGCAGGGCAAATTGTACCGGATGCCCTCCTGAAATTTGGCACACATGTAAAGAAAAAG GAGTCCAAACTTTATGGGGCACACTTCAAGGAAATTCCTGTTGATGCTCCAAAGTctcaaaagaaaacatttgACGACTCTGATGAAGACTAA
- the LOC114407967 gene encoding disease resistance protein RPM1-like translates to MADSSVSFLLDKLTLLLQAEVNLQRGVREDVQHIKYELERHRGILRVADALEDKDPELKAWVKRVRDVAHDMEDAIDEFSLRLIDQHGQGNSSSFHVNFFTRHRIASNIQNIKSRVDIISQGRPNIAGIGSGSSQRLRLDSQGDALLLEEADLVGIDKPKRQLSDLLFNEEAGRAVIPIYGMGGLGKTTLAKQVYDDPKVKKRFRIHAWINVSQSFQLEVLLKDLVQQLHNVIGKPSPEAVGQMKSDQLKELIKNLLQQSRYLIVLDDVWHVKVWDSVKLALPNNNRGSRVMLTTRKKDIALYSCAELGKDFNLEFLPEEESWYLFCKKTFQGNPCPPYLEAVCRNILKMCGGLPLAIVAIGGALATKNRANIEEWQMVYRSFGSEIEGNDKLEDMKKVLSLSFNELPYYLKSCLLYLSIFPEFHAIEHMRLIRLWIAEGFVNGEDGKTLEEVADSYLKELLDRSLLQVVAKTSDGRMKTCRMHDLLREIVNLKSKDQNFATIAKDQDIIWPDKVRRLSIINTLNNVQQNRTTFQLRSLLMFASSDSLEHFSIRALCSSGYKLLRVLDLQDAPLEVFPAEIVSLYLLKYLSLKNTKVKSIPGSIKKLQQLETLDLKHTYVTVLPVEIVELQRLRHLLVYRYEIESYAYLHSRHGFMVAAPIGLMQSLQKLCFIEANQALMIELGKLTQLRRLGIRKMRKQDGAALCSSIEKMINLRSLSITAIEDDEIIDIHNIFRPPQYLQQLYLGGRLDNFPQWISSLKNLVRVFLKWSRLEEDPLVHLQDLPNLRHLEFLQVYVGETLHFKAKGFPSLKVLGLDDLDGLKSMTVEEGAMPGLKKLIIQRCDSLKQVPLGIEHLTKLKSIEFFDMPEELITALRPNGGEDYWRVQHVPAVYISYWRDGGWDVYSLETLGERESDSSSGTAKRSLEICTLWKV, encoded by the coding sequence atgGCAGATAGTTCAGTATCCTTTTTACTGGACAAGCTGACTTTGTTACTTCAAGCAGAAGTGAATCTGCAGAGAGGGGTCCGTGAAGATGTTCAGCACATCAAATATGAACTAGAACGCCACAGGGGCATCTTGAGGGTGGCTGATGCTCTGGAAGACAAAGACCCTGAACTCAAAGCATGGGTTAAACGAGTAAGAGATGTTGCTCATGACATGGAAGATGCTATAGATGAATTTAGCCTTCGCCTTATTGATCAACATGGACAAGGCAACAGTTCTTCTTTTCATGTGAATTTTTTCACCCGGCATAGGATTGCttcaaatatacaaaatatcaaATCCAGAGTGGACATTATCTCCCAGGGACGTCCAAACATAGCTGGGATTGGCTCAGGCTCAAGTCAACGGTTAAGGCTTGATAGCCAAGGAGATGCACTTCTGCTAGAAGAAGCTGATTTGGTGGGTATTGACAAACCCAAAAGGCAGCTCAGTGACTTGCTTTTCAATGAAGAAGCAGGTAGGGCTGTGATTCCCATTTATGGGATGGGAGGGTTGGGGAAAACCACCTTGGCAAAACAAGTCTATGATGATCCAAAAGTGAAGAAGCGTTTCAGGATTCATGCTTGGATTAATGTTTCTCAGTCTTTTCAACTAGAAGTGCTCCTGAAAGACCTGGTTCAACAGCTCCATAATGTCATTGGCAAACCATCTCCGGAAGCAGTTGGACAAATGAAGAGTGACCAGCTCAAAGAGTTGATCAAGAACTTGCTTCAGCAAAGCAGGTATCTCATTGTGCTGGATGATGTGTGGCATGTAAAGGTATGGGATTCTGTCAAACTTGCTTTGCCTAATAACAACCGTGGCAGTAGAGTGATGCTTACCACACGCAAGAAAGATATAGCTTTGTATTCCTGTGCTGAATTGGGTAAGGATTTTAACCTTGAATTCTTACCTGAGGAAGAAAGTTGGTATCTTTTCTGCAAGAAAACATTTCAGGGTAACCCATGCCCTCCTTATCTGGAGGCAGTTTGCAGGAATATCTTAAAAATGTGTGGGGGGTTGCCACTGGCAATTGTGGCAATTGGTGGTGCATTGGCTACAAAAAACAGGGCAAACATAGAAGAGTGGCAGATGGTTTACAGAAGTTTTGGGTCTGAAATTGAAGGCAATGACAAACTGGAGGATATGAAGAAAGTGCTTTCCCTGAGTTTCAATGAGTTGCCTTACTATCTCAAGTCCTGTTTGCTGTACCTAAGCATATTTCCCGAGTTTCATGCTATTGAGCACATGCGATTGATTCGCTTGTGGATAGCTGAAGGGTTTGTGAACGGAGAAGATGGAAAGACACTGGAGGAAGTTGCAGACAGTTACCTCAAGGAGCTCTTGGACAGAAGTCTGCTGCAAGTGGTAGCAAAAACCAGTGATGGCAGGATGAAGACTTGTCGCATGCATGATCTTCTAAGGGAGATTGTCAATTTGAAGTCAAAGGATCAGAACTTTGCAACAATAGCCAAAGACCAAGATATAATCTGGCCAGACAAAGTTCGACGCTTATCAATCATAAACACATTGAATAATGTGCAACAAAATAGGACCACATTCCAACTTCGGTCTCTGCTGATGTTTGCCTCATCAGATTCACTCGAGCATTTTTCTATACGTGCATTATGTTCCTCTGGTTATAAGTTACTCAGGGTGTTAGATTTGCAGGATGCACCTTTGGAGGTTTTTCCTGCTGAAATTGTCAGCCTATACCTTCTCAAGTATCTGAGTTTGAAGAATACAAAGGTGAAAAGCATACCAGGTTCCATTAAGAAGCTGCAGCAGTTGGAGACATTAGATCTTAAACACACTTATGTCACTGTATTGCCAGTTGAAATTGTGGAGCTCCAACGATTACGCCATCTCTTGGTGTATCGTTATGAGATTGAATCCTATGCTTATTTACATTCAAGGCATGGCTTCATGGTGGCTGCCCCTATAGGACTTATGCAATCTTTGCAAAAGCTTTGTTTTATAGAGGCGAATCAGGCTTTGATGATTGAGCTAGGAAAACTCACTCAACTCAGGAGGCTTGGCATCAGAAAGATGAGAAAACAAGATGGTGCTGCTTTGTGTTCATCCATTGAGAAGATGATCAATCTCCGCTCATTGTCCATAACTGCAATTGAAGATGATGAGATAATTGATATTCACAACATCTTCAGGCCTCCTCAGTATCTCCAGCAGTTATACTTGGGTGGGCGTCTAGACAATTTTCCCCAATGGATAAGTTCTCTCAAGAATTTGGTCCGAGTGTTTCTAAAATGGAGCCGGTTAGAAGAGGATCCTCTGGTACATCTTCAAGATTTGCCAAATCTAAGACATCTTGAGTTTCTTCAAGTTTATGTTGGTGAGACATTGCATTTCAAGGCAAAAGGGTTTCCTAGTCTGAAGGTGTTAGGCCTTGATGATTTAGATGGACTGAAATCAATGACTGTGGAGGAGGGAGCAATGCCTGGTCTTAAAAAGCTCATCATCCAGCGCTGTGATTCATTGAAGCAGGTACCATTAGGCATTGAACACCTaacaaaactaaaatcaatAGAGTTTTTTGATATGCCTGAAGAATTGATTACAGCACTGCGTCCAAATGGAGGTGAGGATTATTGGAGAGTACAACATGTCCCAGCAGTTTATATCTCCTATTGGAGGGATGGGGGTTGGGATGTCTACTCATTAGAGACattaggagagagagagagtgattcCAGTTCTGGTACTGCAAAGAGAAGTCTTGAAATTTGTACACTCTGGAAGGTTTaa
- the LOC114407999 gene encoding disease resistance protein RPM1-like — MAESAVSFLLERLKPVFENKLKLFIGVEAEVIYLKAQLELIRAFLRAADVFEETDEELKVWVRQVRDVVHEAEDLLDELELVQVHNHTNGFSNYLSIRNMKARYRIAHELKAINSRMKTISSTRKRFLSKLDTASEASNSTYTGNAWHDQRGDALLLDNTDLVGIDRPKKKLIGWLINGCPARKVISVTGMGGMGKTTLVKKVFDDPEVRKHFKACVWVTVSQSCKIEELLRDLGRKLFSEIRRPIPEGMESMCSDKLKMIIKDLLQRKRYLVVFDDVWHLYEWEAVKYALPNNNCGSRIMITTRRSDLAFTSSIESNGKVYNLQPLKEDEAWDLFCRNTFQGHSCPSHLIEICKYILRKCGGLPLAIVAISGVLATKDKRRIDEWDMICRSLGAEIQGNGKLDNFKTVLNLSFNDLPYHLKYCFLYLSIFPEDYLIQRMRLIRLWIAEGFIEAREGKTKEDVADNYLKELLNRNLIQVAEITFDGSVKTLRIHDLLREIIILKSKDQNFVSIVKEQSMAWPEKIRRLSVHGTLPYHRQQHRSGSQLRSLLMFGVGENLSLGKLFPGGCKLLGVLDYQDAPLNKFPVAVVDLYHLRYLSLRNTKVTMVPGYIIGKLHNLETLDLKKTCVRELPVDILKLQKLRHLLVYQFKVKGYPQFYSKHGFKAPTEIGNLKSLQKLCFVEANQDCGIITRQLGELSQLRRLGILKLREEDGKAFCLSIEKLTNLHALSVASEGENKVIDLAFLCSPPPFLQRLYLSGRLQELPSWIQSLHSLARLFLKWSCLKYDPLVYLQDLPSLAHLELLQVYDGDTLHFVCGKFKKLKVLGLDKFDGLKQVTVGEDAMPCLERLSIGRCQLLKKVPSGIEHLNKLKVLEFFDMPDELMKTICPHGPGKDYCKVSHIPNVYSTYWRDDGWDVYALDSFSRNCSPRSGTVMRSHEPRTLWKV; from the exons ATGGCTGAGAGTGCAGTGAGTTTTCTTCTCGAAAGGCTTAAACCAGTTTTTGAGAATAAGTTGAAATTGTTCATAGGGGTTGAAGCAGAAGTGATATATCTGAAAGCACAGTTGGAACTGATAAGAGCCTTCTTAAGGGCTGCAGATGTATTTGAAGAGACTGATGAGGAACTCAAAGTTTGGGTTAGGCAAGTCAGAGATGTTGTTCACGAGGCTGAAGATCTTCTTGATGAATTGGAACTGGTCCAGGTACATAACCATACAAATGGATTCTCTAATTATCTCAGTATCAGGAATATGAAAGCTCGTTATCGGATTGCGCATGAGTTAAAAGCCATCAACTCACGCATGAAAACTATTTCTTCAACTCGCAAGAGATTCCTCAGTAAACTTGACACTGCTTCAGAGGCTTCAAATTCCACTTATACAG GTAACGCATGGCACGATCAACGGGGAGATGCCCTTCTTCTGGACAACACTGATCTAGTTGGCATAGACAGGCCTAAGAAGAAGTTGATCGGGTGGTTGATTAACGGTTGTCCTGCACGAAAAGTGATTTCTGTTACTGGAATGGGAGGGATGGGAAAAACTACTTTGGTGAAGAAAGTATTTGATGATCCAGAAGTAAGAAAACACTTCAAAGCCTGCGTTTGGGTTACTGTTTCTCAATCTTGTAAAATTGAGGAGCTTCTCAGAGACTTGGGCCGGAAGCTTTTTTCCGAAATAAGGCGACCGATTCCAGAGGGAATGGAAAGCATGTGTAGTGATAAGCTGAAGATGATTATCAAAGACTTGTTGCAGAGGAAGAGGTATCTAGTAGTATTTGATGATGTGTGGCATTTGTATGAATGGGAAGCTGTCAAATATGCATTGCCTAATAATAACTGTGGCAGCAGGATCATGATCACCACACGAAGATCCGATTTAGCCTTTACTTCCAGCATAGAGTCCAATGGTAAGGTGTATAACTTGCAACCCTTGAAAGAAGATGAGGCTTGGGATCTATTTTGTAGGAACACTTTTCAGGGTCATTCATGCCCCTCACATTTGATTGAGATATGTAAATATATCTTAAGAAAATGTGGGGGTCTTCCCCTTGCAATTGTGGCAATAAGTGGTGTCCTGGCTACAAAAGACAAGCGCAGGATAGATGAATGGGACATGATTTGCCGTAGTCTTGGAGCTGAAATTCAAGGCAATGGTAAActtgataattttaaaacagTACTCAACCTAAGTTTCAATGATTTACCTTACCATTTGAAATACTGTTTCTTGTACTTGAGCATCTTTCCTGAGGACTATCTGATTCAGCGCATGAGACTGATTCGCTTGTGGATAGCAGAAGGATTCATTGAAGCCAGAGAAGGAAAAACAAAGGAAGATGTTGCAGATAATTACCTCAAGGAGCTCCTGAACAGAAACTTAATACAAGTAGCAGAGATAACATTTGATGGAAGTGTGAAAACTTTGCGAATCCATGATCTTCTAAGGGAGATCATCATTTTGAAGTCCAAGGACCAAAACTTTGTATCCATTGTCAAAGAACAAAGCATGGCATGGCCTGAAAAGATTCGGCGGCTTTCGGTGCACGGCACATTACCATATCATCGGCAGCAACATAGGTCAGGCTCTCAACTCCGTTCTCTCTTAATGTTTGGGGTTGGAGAAAATTTATCTCTTGGCAAACTGTTTCCAGGTGGTTGTAAACTGCTAGGTGTTTTAGATTATCAAGATGCACCTTTGAATAAGTTTCCAGTAGCAGTTGTTGATCTATATCATTTAAGATATCTAAGCTTAAGGAACACAAAGGTGACAATGGTTCCAGGTTACATAATAGGGAAGTTGCATAATCTAGAAACATTGGATCTTAAGAAGACTTGTGTCAGAGAATTGCCGGTAGATATACTAAAGCTTCAAAAGCTTCGCCATCTCCTCGTGTATCAGTTTAAAGTCAAAGGCTATCCACAGTTCTACTCCAAGCATGGTTTTAAGGCCCCCACTGAAATAGGAAATTTGAAGTCACTACAAAAACTTTGTTTTGTGGAGGCAAACCAAGATTGTGGAATCATAACAAGGCAGTTAGGGGAGCTAAGTCAACTAAGAAGGTTAGGAATCTTGAAACTTAGAGAGGAAGATGGAAAGGCTTTCTGTTTGTCCATTGAGAAATTAACCAATCTCCATGCCCTTTCTGTTGCTTCTGAGGGTGAGAATAAAGTCATTGATCTAGCATTCCTTTGTTCACCCCCTCCGTTTCTTCAACGCTTGTATTTGTCAGGGCGTTTACAAGAGTTACCCAGTTGGATACAGTCTCTCCATAGCCTTGCTAGGCTATTTCTCAAATGGAGCTGCTTAAAATATGATCCACTAGTATATCTGCAGGATCTGCCAAGCCTTGCACATCTTGAACTACTTCAAGTATATGATGGTGACACATTGCATTTTGTGTGTGGAAAGTTCAAGAAGCTCAAGGTTTTAGGCCTTGACAAATTTGATGGACTCAAACAGGTGACAGTGGGGGAGGATGCAATGCCTTGCCTAGAAAGGCTGAGCATTGGACGTTGCCAATTGTTGAAGAAGGTTCCATCAGGAATTGAGCACTTGAATAAGCTCAAAGTGCTTGAGTTTTTTGATATGCCAGATGAATTGATGAAGACAATATGTCCACATGGTCCAGGAAAAGATTACTGTAAAGTTTCACACATACCAAATGTTTATTCTACCTACTGGAGAGATGATGGTTGGGATGTTTATGCTCTAGACAGTTTCAGCAGAAATTGTTCTCCCCGGTCTGGCACAGTCATGAGAAGTCATGAACCTCGCACTCTGTGGAAGGTGTAG
- the LOC114407983 gene encoding uncharacterized protein LOC114407983 → MTKKGKKQLMSSAPWRGEESEESFKEGKLKVTRQGDGTSTMHVPASKSKHHHHDLHDDLGIEIDPELRYSFQRNFQFLQRVFSIDTMVKPLPPVMAYNVSRNLNFFTRIFTQFFDPEGIANAQKSLGIGQEDKVRKVR, encoded by the exons ATGACGAAGAAGGGGAAGAAGCAATTGATGTCATCGGCGCCGTGGAGAGGCGAGGAGAGTGAAGAATccttcaaagagggaaagctgaAAGTGACGAGGCAGGGTGATGGCACTTCCACCATGCACGTCCCTGCCTCCAAGTCCAAGCATCATCACCATGACCTCCACGACGACCTCGGAATCGAGATTGATCCTGAACTACGCTACAGCTTCCAGCGCAATTTTCAG TTTCTTCAGCGTGTTTTTAGCATTGACACTATGGTGAAACCTCTTCCTCCTGTCATGGCATACAATGTCTCTCGCAACTTGAACTTCTTCACTCGCATTTTCACACAATTCTTTG ATCCTGAAGGTATTGCAAATGCCCAGAAATCCTTGGGCATAGGACAGGAAGATAAAGTTCGCAAAGTTCGTTGA